The following is a genomic window from Hallerella porci.
CGAATGGCTCAAAATCCTTTTGAAGTGTCTATGCAGTGTTGCAGGAATGTTCAAAACCCTTTTGAAGTGCCCATGCAGTGTTGCACGGAATCATCAAAACCCATTTGAAGTGTCCATGCAGTGTTGCACGAAATGTTCAAACCCCTTTTGAAGGGTTCTTGCAGCGTTGCACGAGATGTTCAAAACCCTTTTGAAGTGTCCATGCAGCGTTGCGCGAGATGTTCAAAACCCTTTTGAGATGTCCATGCAGCGTTACACGGGAAAAAAATGAGATCTTTGAGCTCATCCCTAATTTCTAATTTACTCTCGTGTTTTTTGAATTGATTCAAACTTCGGAAAGGTCAAAAGCGCGGCTTGGTTGCATTCATACGGCGCATGGCGATGTGCACACTCCCGTTTTTATGCCGGTGGGGACGAATGCGACGGTGAAAGGAATTTCTGTCCGCGATTTGCGGGAAATGTCGGCCGAAATTATTTTGGCGAATACTTATCATCTTTATTTGCGGCCGGGGACGAAGCAGATATTTTCGGCGGGCGGCGTTCAAAAATTTATGGGCTGGAATGGTCCGATGCTTACGGATAGCGGCGGATTTCAAGTTTGGAGCTTAAAGCAATTTCGAAAAATTTCCGACGAAGGCGTGCATTTTCAAAGTCATCTCGATGGATCGCGGCATCTTTTTACCCCCGAAAGCGTCATGCTTGCTGAACGCGAAATCGGAGCCGACATCATCATGGCTTTTGACGAATGTACGCCGTATCCGAGCACTTTTGAAGAAGCGGAAACTTCGCTGCGTTATACATTAAATTGGACGCGTCGCGCTAAAAAATGGCTTGATGAAAATCCGCCGATTCTCGGTTATCCGCAATATTTTTTCGGGATTGTTCAAGGCGGCATGCATTTGGAACTGCGCAAAAAATCGATTGAAGCATTGATAAAAATTGCGCCCGACGGCTATGCGATGGGCGGGCTTTCTGTCGGTGAACCCGCAGAACTTATGTATCGCATCGCGGACTTTTGCACGGATTATTTGCCGAAAAATCGCGCCCGTTATGTGATGGGAGTGGGGACGCCGTGGAATTTGCTCGAGCTCATTTCTCGCGGCGTCGATATGTGCGATTGTATTTTGCCGGCGAAGCACGCTCAAGATGGTTTGGCTTATACGAGTCGCGGCGTGTTGCGGTATAAAAATGAATGTTTTGCTTCGGATTTTGATTTGCCGCTCGATCCCGATTGCGATTGTTATTGTTGCAAAAATTACAGCCGCGCGTATCTGCGCCATCTTTTCAAAACGAAAGAGCCTCTCGGTTGGACTCTTTCGGCGATTCATAATTTGCATTTTTATTTGCATTTAATGCAAGAAGTGCGTGCGAAACTTTTAAGTAATGACTTTGAAAAGTGGGCCGAAGAAGAGAAACAAATTCTCGCGGAATCTTGCAAAAAATAGTGCAAAACTTTCTAAATTTAGAGAGTGAAATTTCTTAGCTTTATCGCCCTTTTTCTGCTTTTTATCGGCTGCGCTTCGCAGTCCTCTTCAACGGTCGTTTCGAAGTCACAAAATGCGGAAACGCCACAAATTGTCGCGTCGAATACAAATACGAATACGATTCCTTTTTCCGTCGATTCTGTTGCGCCGTCTAGTGAAGTGCGCCATGTGGCGGTGAAAGATTCCGCAGCGCTTCCGACTTTATCGGCTCTCGATTTTGCTGCTTATTATAAAAATCCGATTCGCGATGCCGGGAAAATGGAATTGCCCGAAAATGCGAAAAAATTAACGGTGAGAATTTCGGAATATCCGTTTTCGATGCTCGAAAATTTTTCGGAAACCGAACCGGAATTTTTGAAAAATTTAGAACCGCTCGCTTGGGAACCGTTTACCAAATATCTTTACGCCAAAGGAGCGGGGGATTCTCTCGCGATTATCATCCGAAAAATTGAAAGCGAAAAATGGAATCAGCAAAATGTTTTCGCAGATTTTCAGAAAGTGGAAAAATTATACTGGGCGAAAAATGCAG
Proteins encoded in this region:
- the tgt gene encoding tRNA guanosine(34) transglycosylase Tgt, whose translation is MFFELIQTSERSKARLGCIHTAHGDVHTPVFMPVGTNATVKGISVRDLREMSAEIILANTYHLYLRPGTKQIFSAGGVQKFMGWNGPMLTDSGGFQVWSLKQFRKISDEGVHFQSHLDGSRHLFTPESVMLAEREIGADIIMAFDECTPYPSTFEEAETSLRYTLNWTRRAKKWLDENPPILGYPQYFFGIVQGGMHLELRKKSIEALIKIAPDGYAMGGLSVGEPAELMYRIADFCTDYLPKNRARYVMGVGTPWNLLELISRGVDMCDCILPAKHAQDGLAYTSRGVLRYKNECFASDFDLPLDPDCDCYCCKNYSRAYLRHLFKTKEPLGWTLSAIHNLHFYLHLMQEVRAKLLSNDFEKWAEEEKQILAESCKK